TTCGCACGGCGCGGAAGACGCCGAAACACAGCTCTTTTTACATGTGCCCGGATGGCGGAACTGGTAGACGCGCATGGTTCAGGACCATGTTCCCTTACGGGAGTGGAGGTTCGATTCCTCTTCCGGGCACCACTTGAGTATATACCCCGATCTTGTATCGGGGTTTTTTTGTGGGCTGTTCCTCTCTGGGAATCCAGATCCCAACTTGCCACGGTCCGGCTTTGTTTCCGGGCCATGGAGGTTCGCGCCTCACCCTGCTGCAACGGCACCGACAAACACGGTTGCCCGGTCTCCCCCAATCCCGATTCCCTTATCCGCTCGCGCCAATCTCCCAGGCTCTGCCCACAAAGGCTTTTCCCAGCTACTCAACCTTTTTCTTCCGTAATTTCGTTCCATCAAAACACCAAAACATGTTGATTCGTCGTTGACGAAGCGCTGCTTTCCGGAATATAGTCAAAATATGATGGATCAGATAAGCATTGATGAAACCAACAGACGGATTCTGGATATTCTGCGCAATGATGCCCGCACGTCCAATGCGGAAATCGCCCGCCAAGTGGGGCTGACCACCTCCGCCGTGCATGAGCGGGTGCGCAAACTGGAATCGCGGGGCATTATCCGTGGGTATGCCGCCATCTTGGCTCCCGAACCACTGGACCTCCGCCTTCTGGCCTTCGTGGGGGTACGCATTTCTCCCCACCGCGAAGCCCGGGCCGTCGGCCAGGCGCTTTCCGGCATATCCAATGTGGAAGAGGTGTTTCACCTGGCAGGCGAGGAGTGCTTTCTCACCAAAGTCCGCTGCCGAGACACCGAGGAGCTGGAAGACCTGCTCCTGACCATCAACGACATTCCCTCCGTCAATTCCACCCGCACCATCATCTGCCTACGGCCGGTCAAGGAAGCTCCCGGTCCCACCGTTCCCGACACCATCACGGAGCAAGGAGTCCCCTCATGAGTCAACTTTCCCCGGATAAAATTTCACTGAAAGAGAAATTCGCCCTCTTCAATGAACAGTGGGAGGGAAAAGTCGTGGCCGAAATGAACGGCATGTACATAAAGCTGGCACGGCTCCAGGGAGAGTTTCTCTGGCACAGCCATGCCCACGAGGACGAAATGTTCCATGTGCTGGAGGGGGAGTTGACCATGCGCTTCCGGGACCGCGACGTGACCGTGGGACAAGGGGAATGCATCGTTGTGCCGCGTGGGGTGGAGCACATGCCGATTTGCCCCGAAGAAGTCAAAATCATGCTCATCGAGCCAAAAGGCACCGTTAATACGGGCGATGCGGACAGCGATCGCCGTGTGGAACCGGAATGGATATAAGTACGCACTGACCGAAGCCCGCTTGAGCGGCAGTAAAAAAGCTCCGGACATCATGCCCGGAGCTTTTTTTCGTTTCAAAACGGTTCAATGCATCAATCCACGCGCCTACTCGCCTTCAAACTGCATTCGATACAGCCGCTGGTACAAGGGACACTTTTCCAGCAATTGCGAATGCCGACCCTGAGACACGATTTTGCCCTGCTCCATGACCACGATCAGATGTGCGTTGAGCACCGTGGAAAGCCGATGGGCAATGACAATACTTGTGCGCTCACGCATGAGATTGTCCAACGCTTTCTGCACGATGCGTTCGGACTCGGTATCCAGCGCACTGGTCGCTTCATCCAGGATCATAAGCGGCGGATTTTTGAGCAGAGCGCGGGCAATGGTGATGCGCTGCTTTTGCCCACCGGAAAGGGCCACTCCGCGCTCTCCAACCACGGTGTCGTAACCATCTGGAAGATCCATAATGAAATCATGCGCATACGCTGCCTTGGCCGCGCGCTCAATATCCGCCTGACTGTGTTCTCCGCTGACATACCCGATGTTGTTCCGCACCGAATCGTTGAAAAGGAACGAATCCTGGGAAACAATCCCCATGCTCAAGCGCAGGCTTTCGAGCGTATAATCCGCCACGGGACGACCGTTGAGCAAAATCCGGCCTTCGCTCACATCGTGAAAACGGGGCAAGAGGTTCACCAGCGTGGTTTTTCCCGAACCCGACGGTCCCACAATGGCCACGCGTTCCCCCTGTCGAACTTCCAGATTCACCCCGTCCAGCGCAGGCTT
The DNA window shown above is from Paucidesulfovibrio gracilis DSM 16080 and carries:
- a CDS encoding Lrp/AsnC family transcriptional regulator, with protein sequence MMDQISIDETNRRILDILRNDARTSNAEIARQVGLTTSAVHERVRKLESRGIIRGYAAILAPEPLDLRLLAFVGVRISPHREARAVGQALSGISNVEEVFHLAGEECFLTKVRCRDTEELEDLLLTINDIPSVNSTRTIICLRPVKEAPGPTVPDTITEQGVPS
- a CDS encoding cupin domain-containing protein — its product is MSQLSPDKISLKEKFALFNEQWEGKVVAEMNGMYIKLARLQGEFLWHSHAHEDEMFHVLEGELTMRFRDRDVTVGQGECIVVPRGVEHMPICPEEVKIMLIEPKGTVNTGDADSDRRVEPEWI